A stretch of the Flavobacterium sp. 5 genome encodes the following:
- a CDS encoding Crp/Fnr family transcriptional regulator, with product MQSVITDLSRYMEFNEAESLAFKSILKLKTVKKNEHILLEGDVCNYGIFIEKGCIRYYYMIEGIESTGNFFFENDWYSDFESFLYGKQSLQNIEALEDCVLYLAYKEDFDKLVSKYPVFNNFLRIMMERTIKGLTGKSMAMTLLPPEDRYLRFIKHCPKVVERVSLKHIASYLGVKPESLSRIRTRLTLNSKS from the coding sequence ATGCAAAGTGTAATTACCGATTTATCTCGATATATGGAATTTAATGAAGCAGAAAGCTTGGCTTTTAAGAGCATTCTCAAATTAAAAACGGTTAAAAAAAACGAACATATTTTACTCGAAGGAGATGTTTGTAATTACGGCATATTTATAGAAAAAGGCTGTATTCGGTATTATTATATGATTGAGGGAATAGAATCTACTGGTAATTTTTTCTTTGAAAATGATTGGTATTCTGATTTTGAAAGTTTTTTATATGGGAAACAGTCTTTGCAGAATATTGAAGCTCTAGAAGATTGTGTATTGTATTTGGCCTATAAAGAAGATTTTGACAAATTAGTTTCCAAATATCCTGTCTTTAATAATTTTTTACGGATTATGATGGAACGAACCATAAAAGGATTGACAGGAAAAAGTATGGCTATGACTCTTTTGCCTCCAGAAGACCGGTACCTGCGATTTATAAAACACTGCCCAAAAGTTGTCGAAAGAGTTTCCCTTAAACACATTGCCAGTTATTTGGGAGTGAAACCAGAGAGTTTAAGTCGGATAAGAACTCGATTAACTTTAAATAGTAAATCTTAA
- a CDS encoding TonB-dependent receptor, with product MKLISLIIILLFSLISSAQTGVVKGKIIDKQSEKPIAGAKISLVGNESIEIVSDTEGNFTLSNIPIGRQNLNISFNGYENSTVSDLDVTTGKDNLLTISINEKFNVLDEIVVTSGSDKAKAINKMALVSVKQFTTEEVNRYAGGRSDVARLVSNFAGVSTGDDSRNDIVVRGNSPSGMLWRIEGMPVPSPNHFSTLGTTGGPVSALNPNLLSNSDFLTSAFPAEYGNAIAGVFDLGFRKGNPDDYEYMISVGAYPGLEFMAEGPLGKKGGSFVAAARYGFVGAIGLAGTEAQPNYSDISFNVDFGKTKMGNFSIFGIYGVSDIDFLGIKIDEEDPFAAQDEDSFVTSQFGSFGLKHTLDIGTNSYLKTIVGYATAGNTYKNDRYYDYQTPAENKLRFMDTNNSENRITFSTLFNSKINKKITLRAGLLFENYTLDSKVSSRDRQQDNDGDGYPDLVKLITQNGNYNIAQPFVQGQFRLTEKLTFNAGLHGQYFSINDEFVLEPRTALSYAFNPKNAISFGYGLHHQSVPVPILFLNEYVDGIQVQTNKNLDLVQSQHYVLGYDLRLAKKWRGKVEVYYQDITKAGVETFPSSYSTLTEGADFGYSIDKTSLVSNGKGYNQGVEFTVEKFFSEGYYGLFTTSLFESKYSGSDDVERNSPFNNGYVINILGGKEFKIGKAKKNVFSIDTKFTTAGGRYYTPVDLDSSNDAGYEIKDNANAFSQQYDAYLRLDIKFGIKINSKSKKRFHQFYVDFQNVTNHTNVFAKEYNRLTNSINQKDQIGFSPDFGYKFQF from the coding sequence ATGAAACTTATATCACTGATTATTATACTACTTTTTAGTCTAATTTCTTCTGCTCAAACTGGAGTTGTAAAAGGCAAAATAATTGACAAACAATCTGAGAAACCTATAGCTGGAGCTAAAATTAGTTTAGTTGGAAATGAAAGTATCGAAATAGTTTCTGATACAGAAGGTAATTTTACATTATCTAACATTCCTATCGGAAGGCAGAATTTAAATATTAGTTTCAATGGCTATGAAAACTCTACCGTTTCTGATTTGGATGTGACCACTGGAAAAGATAATCTACTGACTATTTCGATAAATGAAAAATTTAATGTACTCGATGAAATCGTTGTTACTTCGGGTTCGGATAAAGCCAAAGCTATTAACAAAATGGCACTTGTTTCGGTTAAACAATTTACAACCGAAGAAGTAAATAGATATGCAGGAGGGAGAAGTGATGTGGCCCGATTAGTTTCAAATTTTGCAGGGGTTTCAACGGGAGACGATAGTCGAAACGATATTGTTGTCCGTGGAAATTCTCCATCAGGAATGTTATGGCGTATTGAAGGAATGCCCGTTCCTAGTCCCAACCATTTCTCTACTTTAGGAACTACTGGCGGGCCCGTTTCGGCATTAAATCCTAACCTTTTATCTAATTCTGACTTTCTAACTTCCGCTTTTCCTGCGGAATACGGAAATGCAATTGCAGGTGTTTTTGATTTGGGATTCCGAAAAGGAAATCCTGATGATTATGAGTATATGATTAGTGTTGGAGCTTACCCTGGATTGGAATTTATGGCCGAAGGACCGTTAGGAAAAAAAGGAGGCTCGTTTGTAGCTGCTGCCAGATATGGCTTTGTTGGAGCTATAGGATTGGCTGGAACTGAAGCGCAACCAAATTATAGTGATATCAGTTTTAACGTAGATTTTGGAAAAACCAAAATGGGTAATTTCTCAATTTTTGGAATTTATGGAGTTTCTGATATTGATTTTTTAGGAATCAAAATTGACGAAGAAGATCCTTTTGCAGCACAGGATGAAGACAGTTTCGTTACTTCCCAATTTGGTTCTTTTGGATTAAAACATACTTTAGATATTGGAACAAACTCTTATTTAAAAACCATAGTTGGTTACGCTACAGCTGGAAATACCTATAAAAATGATCGTTATTATGATTATCAAACGCCTGCTGAAAACAAATTACGTTTTATGGACACTAATAATTCTGAAAACAGAATTACATTTTCGACTTTATTCAATTCTAAGATCAATAAAAAAATAACACTGAGAGCTGGTCTGCTTTTTGAAAATTACACACTTGATTCTAAAGTATCCTCCCGCGATAGACAACAAGATAATGATGGTGATGGCTATCCCGATTTAGTAAAATTGATTACTCAAAATGGAAATTACAATATTGCACAGCCATTTGTTCAGGGACAGTTTCGATTGACCGAAAAATTAACTTTCAATGCGGGGCTTCACGGACAGTATTTCTCTATAAACGATGAATTTGTTCTTGAACCAAGAACGGCTTTATCTTACGCATTCAATCCCAAAAATGCAATTAGTTTTGGTTATGGTTTGCATCATCAAAGTGTGCCTGTCCCTATTTTATTCTTGAATGAATATGTAGATGGTATTCAAGTACAAACTAATAAAAATTTGGATTTAGTACAAAGTCAACATTATGTATTGGGTTATGATTTACGCTTAGCTAAAAAATGGAGAGGAAAAGTTGAAGTGTATTATCAAGACATAACTAAAGCTGGAGTTGAAACTTTTCCTAGCAGCTATTCAACTTTAACAGAGGGTGCAGATTTTGGATATTCTATAGATAAAACTTCTTTGGTGAGTAACGGAAAAGGATATAATCAGGGTGTTGAATTTACGGTCGAAAAATTTTTTAGTGAAGGCTATTACGGATTATTTACAACTTCACTTTTTGAAAGTAAATATAGTGGAAGTGATGATGTAGAACGAAATTCGCCTTTTAATAATGGCTATGTAATCAATATTTTGGGAGGAAAAGAATTTAAAATTGGAAAGGCAAAGAAAAATGTTTTTTCGATCGACACTAAATTTACTACAGCTGGAGGACGTTATTACACTCCTGTAGATTTAGACTCTTCTAACGATGCAGGGTATGAAATTAAAGATAATGCAAATGCCTTTAGTCAGCAATATGATGCCTACTTGAGATTAGACATTAAGTTTGGAATTAAGATTAATAGTAAATCCAAAAAAAGATTCCATCAGTTTTATGTTGATTTTCAAAATGTAACCAATCATACCAATGTTTTTGCAAAAGAATATAATAGGCTAACTAATAGTATTAATCAAAAAGATCAAATTGGATTTTCTCCAGATTTTGGATATAAGTTTCAGTTTTAG
- a CDS encoding ribonuclease HII produces the protein MLQKNFSSFLLETGTDEAGRGCLAGPVTAAAVILPIDFENSILNDSKQLSEKVREKLKPIIEAQAITFAVTHLYPIEIDEINILNASMKGMQECILKLTPIPEYIIVDGNRALNAKLGLKNNSGKKFTAKEIELLKSIPNQSIIKGDSKYLSIAAASVLAKTYRDEYMDKIHEEFPMYNWKKNKGYPTKEHREAIRKYGPTKYHRMSFRLLPEQLTLDL, from the coding sequence ATGCTTCAAAAGAATTTCTCTTCATTCCTACTAGAAACTGGTACCGACGAAGCTGGACGCGGTTGTCTTGCAGGTCCAGTAACCGCCGCCGCTGTGATTTTGCCGATAGATTTTGAAAACAGTATTTTGAATGACAGTAAGCAACTGTCCGAAAAAGTCCGAGAGAAACTCAAACCTATTATTGAAGCCCAAGCCATTACTTTTGCAGTAACGCATTTATATCCAATTGAAATTGACGAAATCAATATTCTCAACGCTTCGATGAAAGGAATGCAGGAATGTATTTTGAAATTAACGCCAATTCCCGAATATATCATTGTAGATGGCAATCGAGCTTTGAACGCTAAATTGGGTTTGAAAAATAATTCTGGAAAAAAATTCACAGCAAAAGAAATTGAATTACTGAAATCAATTCCTAATCAAAGTATCATAAAAGGAGATTCTAAATATTTAAGTATCGCTGCGGCATCGGTTTTGGCAAAAACCTATCGTGATGAATATATGGATAAAATTCACGAAGAATTCCCGATGTATAATTGGAAAAAAAACAAAGGGTATCCAACTAAGGAACACCGAGAAGCAATTCGAAAATACGGTCCTACCAAATACCACAGAATGAGTTTCAGACTTTTGCCAGAACAACTTACTTTGGATCTTTAA
- a CDS encoding putative porin, with the protein MRIFFSLIFLAFPILLFSQKNKQVNSAKEIDYNSKYNSSDSIKKKKAPEATYDMYQFISLDRDTTYIDTTQSIRKAYSHNYLRKDNFGLLAFPNDGQSYNTLQYGLNGFSPYPEFGFTAKQFNYMKANDIKYANVATPVTELYFKTTIQQGQSADSYFAINTSPRLNFSIAYRALRSEGRYINQESKTGNFRFTTSYNTKDGRYIANMHYTSQKIQNEENGGISNVSDFTSGDSEFDNRARLGVYLEDAKSTLKGKRFFLDQAFRINPKKAENNLYVTEQFNYEEMYYDYTQQTVQSTVGGELVSRFGESFVTSGISNETNYNKMYNKLGVVYENMTLGSFTFFADDLRSNYFYNNYLYLANDKEVTNLLSQKINTVGAQYNYRKDKWNGKILYSKSITNQNLSNLDASAVYDWNDENQLSFRYQNMNKLPNNNYNLFQSSYERYNWSNDFVSEKINSISVNADTKWVSLSMQLNTIKDHLFFADSTSVAEREKNMQIVEPAQYGKAINYASLKVAREFVLGNWALDNTLLFQKVDQSDAVLNVPEFVTRNTLYYSNTLFKKKLFFQTGIEFNYFTSYYSNNYNPVIGEFFVQDRVKIGNSPLVDYFVNFKIQRTRIYFKAEHINSLFSKNDYFSDTNNPYRDFLIRFGLVWNFFN; encoded by the coding sequence ATGAGGATTTTCTTTTCTTTAATTTTTTTAGCTTTTCCAATTCTCCTGTTTTCCCAGAAAAATAAACAGGTTAATAGTGCTAAAGAAATTGATTATAATAGTAAATACAATTCTTCGGATTCTATTAAGAAGAAAAAAGCGCCAGAGGCAACTTATGATATGTACCAGTTTATATCATTGGATCGTGACACTACTTATATCGATACGACTCAATCTATTAGAAAAGCGTATAGTCATAATTATTTGAGGAAAGACAATTTTGGTCTTTTAGCTTTTCCTAATGATGGACAAAGCTACAACACACTACAATATGGATTGAATGGTTTTTCGCCTTATCCAGAATTTGGTTTTACAGCAAAGCAATTTAATTACATGAAAGCCAATGACATCAAGTATGCCAATGTCGCAACACCTGTAACCGAACTGTATTTTAAAACTACCATCCAACAAGGGCAATCGGCTGATTCATATTTTGCGATAAATACATCTCCTAGACTTAATTTTTCTATTGCTTATAGAGCTTTACGTTCGGAAGGAAGATATATTAATCAGGAGTCTAAAACTGGAAATTTTAGATTTACAACGAGCTATAATACTAAAGATGGGCGTTATATTGCCAATATGCATTACACCTCTCAGAAAATTCAGAATGAAGAGAATGGCGGAATTAGTAATGTAAGTGATTTTACAAGCGGAGATTCCGAGTTTGACAATAGAGCGCGTTTAGGCGTTTACCTTGAAGATGCAAAGTCAACATTAAAAGGAAAACGTTTTTTCTTAGATCAAGCCTTTAGAATCAACCCAAAAAAGGCTGAAAATAATTTATATGTTACCGAACAGTTTAACTACGAAGAAATGTATTATGACTATACGCAGCAAACAGTACAGTCAACAGTTGGAGGGGAATTAGTAAGTCGTTTTGGTGAATCGTTTGTAACAAGTGGAATTAGCAATGAAACGAACTATAATAAAATGTATAATAAACTTGGAGTAGTTTATGAAAACATGACTTTAGGATCTTTTACTTTTTTTGCAGATGATTTACGCTCCAATTATTTCTACAATAATTATTTATACTTAGCTAATGATAAAGAAGTTACAAACTTGTTAAGTCAAAAAATAAATACTGTTGGAGCACAATACAATTATCGTAAAGATAAATGGAATGGTAAGATCTTATATTCAAAATCGATAACAAATCAAAATTTATCTAATTTAGATGCTTCAGCAGTGTATGATTGGAATGACGAGAACCAATTGTCCTTTCGTTATCAAAACATGAATAAGCTACCAAATAATAATTATAATTTATTTCAGAGTAGTTATGAGAGATACAACTGGTCTAACGATTTTGTGAGTGAAAAAATAAATTCTATTAGTGTTAATGCCGATACAAAATGGGTTTCGTTATCAATGCAACTGAATACGATAAAAGATCATTTGTTTTTTGCTGATAGTACTTCAGTTGCAGAAAGAGAAAAGAACATGCAAATAGTAGAACCAGCTCAATATGGTAAAGCCATAAATTATGCTTCGCTAAAGGTTGCCAGGGAATTTGTATTAGGAAATTGGGCTTTGGATAATACATTATTATTTCAAAAAGTAGATCAATCTGATGCCGTTTTGAATGTTCCTGAATTTGTAACTAGAAATACTTTATATTATTCTAATACATTGTTTAAAAAGAAATTATTCTTCCAAACAGGTATTGAATTTAATTATTTTACTAGTTATTACAGCAATAATTATAACCCTGTAATTGGAGAATTTTTTGTTCAGGATAGAGTAAAAATTGGTAACTCTCCTCTTGTTGATTATTTTGTGAATTTTAAAATACAACGTACCCGAATTTATTTTAAAGCAGAGCACATCAATTCTTTGTTTTCTAAAAATGATTATTTTTCAGACACCAATAATCCATATCGTGATTTCTTAATTCGTTTTGGATTAGTTTGGAATTTCTTTAATTAA
- a CDS encoding pyridoxal-phosphate dependent enzyme — translation MEYSENILGTIGNTPLVKLNKIVAGIDALVLAKVETFNPGNSVKDRMAVKMIEDAEADGRLQPGGTIIEGTSGNTGMGLALVAIIKGYKLICVISDKQSKEKMDILRAVGAKVVVCPTDVEPTDPRSYYSVSKRLAKETPNSWYVNQYDNLSNSLAHYEQTGPEIWKQTEGKITHFVVGVGTGGTISGVGKFLKEKNPNIKIWGIDTYGSVFKKYHETGIFDENEIYSYITEGIGEDILPKNVDFSLIDGFTKVTDKDAAVYTRKIALEEGIFVGNSAGAAIKGLLQLKEHFKPEDVVVVLFHDSGSRYVGKMFNDDWMRERGFLEDDVTKAEDVIKDHIDKPLIVVRTEELVSHAIERMRKYKISQIPVIDVHGFVGSVDESDLFQSYVADKNVADKPIKEVMGKPFPIVKLGTSIDELYKLFTKENAAVLVDLGNGNHHIITKYDIIGSMK, via the coding sequence ATGGAATACTCTGAAAACATATTAGGAACAATTGGGAATACTCCTTTAGTAAAACTCAATAAAATAGTTGCAGGAATTGACGCCTTAGTTCTTGCCAAAGTGGAGACATTCAATCCTGGAAATTCGGTAAAAGACCGTATGGCAGTAAAAATGATCGAAGATGCTGAAGCAGATGGTCGTTTGCAACCAGGTGGAACTATAATTGAAGGGACTTCTGGAAATACAGGAATGGGACTTGCATTAGTAGCGATTATTAAAGGATATAAATTGATTTGTGTAATATCAGACAAACAATCCAAAGAAAAAATGGATATCCTTCGTGCTGTTGGTGCCAAAGTTGTGGTTTGTCCAACAGATGTAGAACCAACTGATCCTCGCTCCTATTATTCAGTTTCTAAAAGATTAGCAAAAGAAACACCTAATTCATGGTACGTAAATCAATATGACAACTTATCCAACTCACTTGCTCATTACGAGCAAACAGGTCCTGAAATCTGGAAACAAACCGAAGGAAAGATTACTCATTTTGTAGTTGGAGTCGGTACTGGAGGAACGATTTCGGGAGTTGGAAAATTCTTGAAAGAAAAAAATCCAAATATCAAAATTTGGGGAATTGATACTTATGGTTCTGTTTTTAAGAAATACCATGAAACAGGAATTTTTGATGAAAATGAAATTTATTCTTATATAACCGAAGGAATTGGCGAAGATATTTTACCCAAAAATGTTGATTTTTCTTTAATTGATGGTTTTACCAAAGTAACCGATAAAGATGCTGCGGTTTATACCAGAAAGATTGCACTTGAAGAAGGTATATTTGTTGGTAATTCAGCTGGCGCAGCTATAAAAGGTTTATTGCAACTTAAAGAGCATTTTAAACCCGAAGATGTGGTTGTGGTATTATTTCATGATTCAGGTAGTCGTTATGTAGGTAAAATGTTTAACGATGATTGGATGCGTGAGAGAGGATTCTTGGAAGATGATGTAACTAAAGCCGAAGATGTAATCAAAGATCATATTGATAAACCCTTGATTGTTGTCCGTACCGAAGAATTAGTTTCGCACGCCATTGAAAGAATGCGTAAATATAAAATATCTCAAATTCCAGTTATTGATGTTCACGGTTTTGTAGGCTCCGTTGATGAAAGTGATTTGTTCCAAAGTTATGTAGCTGATAAAAATGTAGCCGATAAGCCAATCAAAGAAGTTATGGGTAAACCATTTCCAATTGTAAAATTGGGAACTTCAATAGATGAATTGTATAAATTATTTACCAAAGAAAATGCTGCAGTATTGGTTGATTTAGGAAACGGAAATCATCATATCATTACGAAGTACGACATCATTGGATCTATGAAATAA
- a CDS encoding 3'-5' exonuclease — translation MNFTAIDFETATAYHPCSVGIVTVENGVIVDEFVTLIKPPNNEYNPFTIRVHGIYPRDTANAKTFKEVFPEIKRRLQNRVVVAHNESFDRNVLSKSMALHGLNYDDLNIGSRWECTVKIYKSKGLKPTKLSDCCKAMKIELNHHEALSDARACAKLYLLR, via the coding sequence ATGAATTTTACAGCAATAGATTTTGAAACAGCCACAGCCTATCATCCATGTTCTGTTGGAATTGTTACTGTAGAAAATGGTGTCATTGTAGATGAATTTGTAACTTTAATCAAACCGCCTAATAATGAATACAATCCTTTTACTATAAGAGTACATGGGATATACCCTAGAGATACTGCAAATGCGAAAACCTTTAAAGAAGTTTTTCCTGAAATTAAAAGAAGACTTCAAAATAGAGTTGTAGTAGCTCATAATGAAAGTTTCGATCGAAATGTTTTATCTAAATCTATGGCACTACACGGGCTTAATTATGATGATTTGAATATAGGTTCTCGTTGGGAATGTACCGTGAAAATATATAAATCGAAAGGTTTAAAACCAACAAAATTAAGTGATTGTTGCAAAGCTATGAAAATTGAACTGAACCATCACGAAGCTTTATCAGACGCAAGAGCTTGTGCAAAATTATATTTGCTTAGATAA
- a CDS encoding DUF2851 family protein, with amino-acid sequence MKEDFLHYLWKFKKFDTLNLKTYNKEEIIISNVGQYLELAGPDFFNAQITIANQKWAGNVEIHVKSSDWYVHNHEKDAGYENVILHVVWEHDSEIFRSDNSEIPVLELKNYVSSSILGNYQKLLTPKSWIFCEKQLIEIPEFTLHNWQERLFFERLERKSKPILELLEATNNDWETALFCLLAKNFGLNTNGETFLKIAQSIPFSVIRKECFEVENLEALLFGAAGLLDTDKEDAYFKDLKFRYFYLLHKYQIEKSFIEPVQFFKHRPDNFPTIRLSQLANLFHKQQNLFSKISNLKRVEDIYEVFNVSVTSYWETHYQFDKESPKKKKQLSKSFMDLLILNTVIPLQFAYAKSQGKEDSEDLITILNDVEAENNSIVEKFNSFGIKARNAFQTQSLLQLKNEYCNKNKCLDCAIGIELIKR; translated from the coding sequence ATGAAAGAAGATTTTCTCCATTATCTCTGGAAGTTCAAAAAGTTTGACACTTTAAATCTAAAAACATACAATAAAGAGGAAATCATTATTAGTAATGTTGGGCAATATTTAGAATTGGCAGGCCCCGATTTCTTCAATGCACAAATTACTATTGCAAATCAAAAATGGGCAGGTAATGTTGAAATTCATGTCAAATCCTCGGATTGGTATGTGCATAATCATGAGAAAGATGCTGGTTATGAAAATGTAATTCTACATGTCGTTTGGGAGCATGATTCAGAAATTTTTAGAAGTGATAATTCCGAAATTCCTGTTCTTGAACTCAAAAATTACGTTAGCTCATCAATACTTGGTAATTATCAAAAGCTATTAACCCCTAAATCTTGGATTTTCTGCGAAAAACAATTAATAGAGATTCCAGAATTTACATTACATAATTGGCAAGAACGATTGTTTTTTGAACGTCTAGAAAGAAAATCAAAGCCAATACTAGAATTATTAGAGGCTACAAATAATGATTGGGAAACCGCATTGTTCTGTCTTTTAGCTAAAAATTTTGGATTGAACACCAATGGAGAAACGTTTCTTAAAATTGCTCAATCTATTCCTTTTTCAGTGATTCGTAAAGAATGTTTTGAAGTTGAAAACCTTGAAGCCCTATTATTTGGCGCAGCTGGATTATTGGATACAGATAAAGAAGATGCGTATTTTAAAGATTTGAAGTTTAGGTATTTTTATTTGCTTCATAAATATCAAATAGAAAAGAGTTTTATAGAACCCGTACAGTTTTTTAAACACAGACCAGATAATTTCCCTACGATTCGCCTTTCACAACTAGCGAACTTATTTCATAAACAACAGAATCTATTTTCTAAAATTAGCAACCTGAAAAGAGTTGAGGATATCTATGAAGTTTTTAATGTTTCGGTAACTTCATATTGGGAAACTCATTATCAATTCGATAAAGAAAGCCCAAAGAAAAAGAAACAATTATCTAAATCTTTTATGGATTTGTTGATTCTAAATACTGTTATTCCACTTCAATTTGCTTATGCCAAAAGTCAAGGCAAAGAAGATTCTGAGGATTTAATAACCATTTTGAATGATGTAGAAGCCGAAAATAATTCAATTGTAGAGAAATTTAACTCTTTTGGCATTAAGGCTAGAAATGCATTTCAAACACAATCATTATTACAACTCAAAAACGAATATTGCAACAAAAATAAATGTTTAGATTGTGCTATCGGAATCGAGTTAATAAAAAGATAG
- a CDS encoding PspC family transcriptional regulator: protein MRAVIRLKFFLEKYGFHVSSRLADKLGMRVTNVRLFFIYISFVTAGLGFGVYLTLAFWIRLKDLVRAKRTSVFDL from the coding sequence ATGCGAGCAGTTATACGATTGAAATTCTTTTTGGAAAAATACGGCTTTCATGTATCATCACGATTAGCTGATAAATTAGGAATGCGAGTAACAAATGTTCGTTTGTTTTTTATCTATATCTCTTTTGTAACAGCAGGTCTAGGATTTGGAGTATATCTTACCTTGGCTTTTTGGATTAGATTGAAAGACTTAGTGCGTGCAAAACGTACTTCTGTTTTTGATTTGTAA